In a single window of the Bradyrhizobium sp. ORS 285 genome:
- a CDS encoding cation diffusion facilitator family transporter gives MAANTDSKVAVYAALAGNLLVACTKIAAAVWTGSSAMMSEAIHSVVDTSNELVLLYGFHRASRSPDPRHPLGYGRELYFWSFIVALLLFALGAGVSLYEGVAHLMQPEPIENPAVSYVVLGLSFIFEAGSWWVALKRFRAAAPELSYIEAFRRSKDPPAFMVVFEDSAALIGIIIAAAATAAAVTFDEPAWDGVGSILIGLVLAATSMVLARESKSLLIGEPADPELARSVLEIARASAGVRAANGLLTVQLSPQQVVVALSIEFADELRADDIERAVVAIETELRARHPVIATLFVKPQTANRYREMSAPQLQGGPAPA, from the coding sequence ATGGCGGCGAACACGGATTCGAAGGTTGCGGTGTACGCCGCGCTCGCCGGGAATCTGCTCGTCGCCTGCACCAAGATCGCGGCCGCGGTTTGGACCGGCAGCTCGGCGATGATGAGTGAAGCGATCCATTCGGTCGTCGACACCTCTAACGAGCTTGTGCTGCTCTACGGCTTTCACCGCGCCAGCCGTTCGCCGGATCCCCGCCATCCGCTGGGCTACGGCCGTGAGCTGTATTTCTGGAGCTTCATCGTTGCGCTGCTGCTGTTTGCGCTCGGCGCCGGGGTTTCGCTGTACGAGGGCGTGGCGCATCTGATGCAGCCGGAGCCGATCGAGAATCCGGCAGTCAGCTATGTCGTGCTCGGTCTGTCCTTCATCTTCGAAGCCGGCTCGTGGTGGGTGGCCCTGAAGCGCTTTCGCGCCGCCGCTCCCGAGCTCTCCTATATCGAGGCCTTCCGGCGCAGCAAGGATCCGCCCGCCTTCATGGTGGTGTTCGAGGACAGCGCCGCGCTGATCGGCATCATCATCGCGGCAGCGGCGACCGCTGCGGCCGTCACGTTCGACGAGCCGGCGTGGGATGGCGTCGGATCGATCCTGATCGGGCTGGTGCTGGCCGCGACCTCCATGGTGCTCGCACGAGAGAGCAAGAGCCTGTTGATCGGCGAGCCGGCCGATCCCGAGCTGGCCCGCTCGGTGCTGGAGATCGCGCGGGCATCGGCAGGCGTGCGCGCGGCCAACGGCCTGCTCACGGTGCAACTGTCACCGCAGCAGGTCGTGGTCGCGCTCAGCATCGAGTTCGCCGATGAGCTGCGCGCCGATGATATCGAGCGCGCCGTCGTCGCGATCGAGACCGAACTGCGCGCCCGCCATCCCGTCATCGCAACGCTGTTCGTCAAGCCGCAGACCGCCAATCGTTATCGGGAGATGAGCGCGCCCCAGCTGCAGGGCGGGCCCGCACCGGCTTGA
- a CDS encoding phosphatase PAP2 family protein translates to MHSTIGRSLTPPTRSKPPGLRATIRVKPTKIDRTIADFAARATVPSVQTLGRGLSWGADEKVWLALSAVGWIISRGQARSVQRAANHALLVTVAVSALPHVMKSVFNQTRPDRETLRGHLDGVQLSGRAEDAFPSGHALHMGALYSGASTLPAPVRIGLRSIALGLCATRILILAHWASDVAAGFLMGALVERGLRLWTGYGQDGASPT, encoded by the coding sequence ATGCACAGCACGATCGGAAGAAGCCTCACCCCGCCGACGCGATCGAAACCGCCGGGTCTCCGTGCCACGATCCGCGTGAAGCCGACCAAGATCGACCGGACGATCGCGGATTTTGCGGCACGCGCGACCGTGCCGTCCGTTCAAACGCTCGGGCGCGGTCTGTCATGGGGCGCGGATGAAAAGGTCTGGCTGGCGCTGAGCGCGGTCGGATGGATCATCAGCCGCGGCCAAGCCCGCTCGGTTCAACGCGCTGCGAACCACGCACTTCTCGTCACCGTTGCCGTGTCGGCGCTGCCGCATGTGATGAAATCGGTGTTCAACCAGACGCGGCCGGACCGTGAGACGTTGCGAGGTCATCTCGACGGCGTGCAGCTGTCAGGGCGCGCGGAGGATGCCTTCCCGTCAGGGCACGCGCTGCATATGGGAGCGCTGTACTCGGGCGCGAGCACGCTGCCGGCTCCGGTGCGGATTGGACTGAGGAGCATCGCACTCGGCCTTTGCGCCACGCGCATCCTCATCCTGGCGCATTGGGCCAGCGATGTCGCCGCGGGATTCCTGATGGGGGCTCTGGTCGAACGCGGGCTGCGCCTGTGGACCGGTTATGGGCAGGACGGAGCCAGTCCCACATGA
- a CDS encoding MFS transporter: MSSDNRAAQLATRLAFFVAGFGIACWAPLVPFAKQRLAVDDATLGLLLLSLGVGSVASMLAAGVLSARYGSKPVVMVSGFALALLLPPLTVATTPLTLALALFAFGAALGSLDVSVNIQAIEVERLSDRPLMSGFHAQFSIGGFAGSGVMTALLAFEIAPLPGTLACAALALAAMMLAAPRLLAGKPAQSGPLLVLPHGAVLLLAALAAIMFLVEGAMLDWSALLLSGSGRLPAAQAGLGYIMFSIAMTAGRLAGDAVVARIGDRATLLWGSGLAITGFVVLLAVPSVIAALVGFALIGLGASNLVPVLFRRSGAQTVMPVGLAVAAVTTAGYSGVLLGPAGIGFVAAATSLTAAFWGLAALLVIVLASAPLVARAPQ, encoded by the coding sequence ATGAGTTCAGACAATCGCGCGGCGCAGCTCGCGACACGCCTCGCCTTTTTCGTCGCCGGCTTCGGCATCGCCTGCTGGGCGCCGCTGGTGCCGTTCGCCAAGCAGCGGCTGGCAGTGGACGATGCCACGCTGGGGCTACTGCTGCTGTCGCTTGGCGTCGGCTCGGTCGCATCGATGCTGGCCGCGGGGGTGCTGAGCGCGCGCTATGGCAGCAAGCCGGTTGTGATGGTCAGCGGGTTTGCCCTCGCTCTCCTGCTGCCGCCTTTGACGGTCGCCACGACGCCGCTCACGCTTGCGCTGGCGTTGTTCGCCTTCGGCGCCGCGCTCGGCTCGCTCGACGTGTCCGTGAACATCCAGGCGATCGAGGTCGAGCGGCTGAGCGACCGGCCGCTGATGTCCGGCTTTCACGCGCAATTCAGCATCGGCGGCTTCGCCGGCTCCGGCGTAATGACGGCGTTGCTGGCCTTCGAGATCGCGCCATTGCCGGGCACGCTCGCCTGCGCCGCGCTCGCGTTGGCTGCGATGATGCTCGCGGCCCCACGGCTGCTCGCGGGCAAGCCGGCGCAGTCCGGGCCCCTGCTCGTCTTGCCTCACGGCGCCGTGCTGCTGCTGGCAGCGCTGGCCGCGATCATGTTCCTGGTCGAAGGCGCCATGCTCGACTGGAGCGCGCTCCTATTGAGCGGCTCAGGGCGTTTGCCGGCTGCGCAGGCCGGGCTCGGCTACATCATGTTCTCGATCGCCATGACCGCGGGCCGCCTCGCCGGGGACGCCGTCGTCGCGCGCATCGGCGATCGCGCCACCTTGCTGTGGGGAAGCGGGCTCGCGATCACGGGCTTCGTCGTGCTGCTCGCCGTTCCCTCGGTCATCGCCGCTCTGGTGGGCTTTGCCTTGATCGGCTTGGGCGCGTCGAACCTCGTGCCGGTCCTATTCCGCAGATCTGGCGCACAAACCGTCATGCCCGTGGGACTTGCTGTCGCAGCCGTGACCACCGCCGGCTATTCCGGCGTGCTGCTCGGCCCCGCCGGCATCGGCTTCGTTGCGGCCGCCACCAGCCTGACCGCCGCCTTCTGGGGACTCGCTGCACTCCTCGTCATCGTGCTCGCGAGCGCGCCTTTGGTCGCACGGGCACCGCAATAG
- a CDS encoding 2-dehydro-3-deoxy-6-phosphogalactonate aldolase, translating into MTQSVAWPPVKRSLVAILRGIKPDEAEGIVDVLIEAGFEMIEVPLNSPDPFVSIERLAKRFGANCLIGAGTVVNAPDCVRVAEAGGRLMVSPNVDVEVLATAQAYDMVTMPGVFTPSEAFLALRSGASALKYFPASVLGPSGIAAQLAVLPKGVVVGAVGGVSEKNLASYVAAGVTAFGLGSSLYKPGMTASDVRETAWASVHAYDAAVAAG; encoded by the coding sequence ATGACACAGTCCGTTGCCTGGCCGCCGGTCAAACGATCTCTCGTGGCGATTCTGCGCGGCATCAAGCCCGATGAGGCCGAGGGGATCGTCGACGTGCTGATCGAAGCCGGGTTCGAGATGATCGAGGTGCCGCTCAACTCGCCCGATCCGTTCGTCTCGATCGAACGGCTGGCGAAGCGGTTCGGCGCGAATTGCCTGATCGGCGCGGGGACGGTGGTGAATGCGCCGGATTGCGTGCGCGTCGCGGAGGCCGGCGGGCGGTTGATGGTCAGCCCGAATGTCGATGTCGAAGTGCTGGCGACGGCGCAGGCTTACGACATGGTGACGATGCCCGGCGTGTTCACGCCCTCCGAGGCGTTCCTTGCCTTGCGCTCCGGCGCGTCCGCGTTGAAATATTTTCCGGCCTCGGTGCTCGGCCCTTCAGGGATTGCGGCACAGCTCGCCGTGTTGCCGAAGGGCGTCGTGGTCGGTGCGGTGGGGGGCGTCTCCGAGAAGAATCTCGCCAGCTACGTCGCGGCCGGTGTTACCGCGTTCGGCCTCGGCTCGAGCCTCTACAAGCCGGGCATGACGGCGAGCGACGTGCGGGAAACGGCGTGGGCTTCTGTTCACGCCTATGATGCGGCGGTCGCCGCAGGCTAA
- a CDS encoding MarR family winged helix-turn-helix transcriptional regulator: MASPPSTARLRFGFALVGLARRWRRALDERMGALGLSDAAWPPLVHLDRLGDGISQNELAARCGIDGSSLVRLLDLLGERGLIERRISPSDRRSRLVFLTTNGRRMLRSVYRVLQEAESEMLQDIDDTRLQATLDMFARIEQRLGEGDDQE, encoded by the coding sequence ATGGCGTCTCCTCCGTCCACCGCCCGTCTCCGTTTTGGCTTCGCGCTGGTCGGGCTCGCCCGCCGTTGGCGGCGGGCGCTCGACGAGCGGATGGGGGCGCTCGGCCTGTCGGATGCGGCCTGGCCGCCGCTGGTGCATCTCGACCGCTTGGGCGACGGCATCAGCCAGAATGAGCTGGCGGCGCGCTGCGGCATCGACGGCTCGAGCCTGGTGCGTCTGCTCGACCTGCTTGGCGAGCGCGGCCTGATCGAACGGCGGATATCGCCGAGCGATCGCCGCTCGCGGCTGGTGTTTCTCACCACCAACGGCAGGCGGATGCTGAGATCAGTCTATCGCGTCCTCCAGGAGGCCGAGAGCGAGATGCTCCAGGATATCGACGACACGCGCCTGCAGGCGACGCTCGACATGTTTGCCCGGATCGAGCAGCGGCTCGGCGAAGGAGACGATCAGGAATGA
- a CDS encoding FUSC family protein, whose amino-acid sequence MNAPTTSRLGFDGAKLVFGFRTAIAACLALLLAWLAGLEHPQWAGMTVWAASQPLRGHLLEKSAARLAGTIIGVLFGLALMRVARGDPMTLVIGISLWIGLCAFAGNLVRGYASYAAILSGYSAAMVALLDAAHPEHVLALGTDRVLTVGVGILAALIVGLLFAAPGDDVSVLEKVRHLNARLIADIVARLTGAPVSENEQRSILSDISALEGQLDLHGAGSRYRRRLVRKVRAVLAAQVSAVLWLRSDDSRASDATLVDQVADTKLSDCGSSALALQRLYEAAAATHPQGSLTSVLNDLAAATSSLDDLDRDPAAEPLLHRDWMLARRAMLRALVAMLATGLVWLVTGWDMGGFMMLGTAIMLSVFSTFEKPAAILPHVLAGQVLGVGLALICRWLVWPYVGGSLGAVLAMVPFILLGAPLSSHRLTQRLAFDVNMVLLLMLQPSWPQTMTFEHSLMASLAVVAGPVVGLIAFSLIYPVDSRRRYEAVRYAMIDDLEHLAATALQSDRRKQWRALLHHRVLLAVYWGERAAYPTPRLAEDALALLYVGQAVEQLGEFVACAPSPGVKRRCAATLERLHRIGTDPVRAARALLAMARRLPAEMASGTTVLAQAAAKLAERPAAFRKTAVDAR is encoded by the coding sequence ATGAATGCGCCAACCACGTCGCGGCTCGGCTTCGACGGAGCCAAGCTGGTATTCGGCTTTCGCACGGCGATCGCCGCCTGCCTCGCGCTGCTGTTGGCCTGGTTGGCCGGATTGGAGCACCCGCAATGGGCGGGAATGACAGTGTGGGCGGCCTCGCAGCCGCTGCGCGGACATCTTCTGGAAAAGAGCGCGGCCCGGCTTGCCGGCACAATCATCGGTGTGCTGTTCGGCCTCGCGTTGATGCGCGTCGCGCGCGGCGACCCGATGACGCTCGTGATCGGCATCTCGCTTTGGATCGGCCTGTGCGCCTTCGCCGGCAATCTCGTTCGGGGCTACGCGTCCTATGCCGCGATCCTCTCCGGCTATTCGGCGGCGATGGTGGCGCTGCTCGACGCAGCCCATCCCGAGCATGTGCTGGCGCTGGGGACCGACCGCGTGCTGACCGTCGGTGTCGGCATTCTGGCCGCGCTAATTGTCGGCTTGCTGTTCGCCGCGCCCGGCGACGATGTGTCGGTGCTGGAGAAAGTACGGCATCTCAACGCGCGACTGATCGCCGACATCGTGGCGCGGCTCACGGGAGCGCCGGTCTCGGAGAATGAGCAGCGTTCGATCCTCTCGGATATCTCCGCGCTCGAGGGTCAGCTCGACCTGCATGGTGCGGGCTCACGTTATCGGCGGCGGCTGGTTCGCAAGGTCCGCGCCGTCTTGGCCGCGCAGGTCTCGGCCGTGCTGTGGCTGCGTTCGGACGACAGTCGCGCAAGTGACGCAACGCTCGTCGACCAGGTGGCAGACACGAAGCTCTCCGACTGCGGATCGTCCGCGCTGGCGCTGCAGCGCTTGTACGAGGCTGCGGCCGCTACACATCCGCAGGGGTCACTGACATCAGTCCTGAACGATCTGGCCGCAGCCACGAGCAGCCTGGATGATCTCGACAGAGACCCTGCTGCAGAGCCGCTCCTGCATCGCGATTGGATGCTGGCGCGCCGCGCGATGCTGCGCGCCCTCGTCGCGATGCTGGCGACCGGCCTGGTCTGGCTCGTGACCGGCTGGGACATGGGCGGCTTCATGATGCTGGGAACGGCGATCATGCTGTCGGTGTTCTCGACCTTCGAGAAGCCGGCGGCCATCCTGCCTCACGTGCTCGCCGGACAGGTGCTCGGTGTGGGCCTCGCCTTGATCTGCCGCTGGCTGGTCTGGCCCTATGTCGGGGGATCGCTCGGTGCGGTTCTGGCGATGGTGCCCTTCATCCTGCTCGGTGCGCCGCTGTCGTCGCATCGCCTGACCCAGCGCCTGGCGTTCGACGTCAACATGGTGCTGCTGCTGATGCTGCAGCCGAGCTGGCCGCAGACCATGACCTTCGAACATTCGCTGATGGCCAGTCTCGCGGTGGTCGCAGGCCCGGTGGTCGGGTTGATCGCCTTCAGCCTGATCTATCCGGTCGATAGTCGCCGCCGCTACGAGGCCGTCAGATATGCGATGATCGACGATCTCGAACATCTCGCGGCCACTGCCCTGCAGTCGGACCGCCGCAAGCAATGGCGCGCGCTGCTGCATCATCGCGTTCTGCTCGCCGTCTATTGGGGTGAACGCGCCGCGTATCCGACGCCGCGCCTCGCCGAGGATGCGCTGGCGTTGCTGTACGTCGGACAGGCCGTCGAGCAGCTCGGCGAGTTTGTCGCATGCGCGCCGTCGCCCGGTGTCAAGCGGCGCTGCGCGGCGACGCTGGAGCGGCTGCACCGGATCGGCACGGACCCGGTGCGCGCCGCGCGTGCCTTGCTCGCAATGGCCCGCCGGCTGCCGGCCGAGATGGCCAGCGGCACGACGGTCCTGGCGCAGGCGGCGGCAAAGCTCGCCGAACGCCCGGCAGCCTTTCGCAAGACGGCCGTCGACGCGCGCTAG
- a CDS encoding DeoR/GlpR family DNA-binding transcription regulator: MSDLPLARRDQIAGRLSAGQAVIAAALATEFGVSEDAIRRDLRALAAEGRCRRVYGGALPIAGGMTPMAARIGRDRDRKLALARTAARNIARGEFLFLDSGSTNLALAEVLPEDFDLIVATNAIDIAAAVLHRQDLQLIVIGGSVHPAVGGCVDADALLQVQRLNIDRCFIGACALSAQAGLSAIDPADAAFKRTLLSRSRVSVAMVTNEKLETRAHHRVAAVKTIGQLVVEHDAPAARLALLKRAGVPIVTAAPPG, from the coding sequence ATGTCAGACCTTCCCCTCGCGCGCCGCGATCAGATTGCCGGCCGCCTCTCTGCCGGACAGGCCGTCATCGCAGCCGCTCTCGCGACCGAGTTCGGTGTCTCGGAGGATGCGATCCGGCGTGATCTGCGCGCGCTCGCTGCCGAAGGACGCTGCCGCCGGGTGTATGGCGGCGCCTTGCCGATTGCCGGCGGCATGACACCGATGGCGGCGCGGATCGGCAGGGATCGCGATCGCAAGCTGGCGCTCGCACGGACGGCCGCACGCAACATCGCGCGCGGCGAATTTCTGTTCCTCGACAGCGGCAGCACCAATCTCGCGCTCGCCGAGGTCCTGCCCGAGGATTTCGATCTCATCGTCGCGACCAACGCCATCGACATCGCCGCAGCCGTGCTGCACCGGCAGGACCTGCAATTGATCGTGATCGGCGGCTCCGTTCACCCGGCCGTGGGCGGCTGCGTCGACGCCGATGCCCTCTTGCAGGTGCAGCGCTTGAACATCGACCGCTGCTTCATCGGCGCCTGCGCCCTATCAGCACAAGCCGGTCTCAGCGCCATTGATCCGGCCGATGCAGCCTTCAAGCGCACCCTGCTCTCGCGGAGCCGCGTGAGCGTCGCGATGGTCACCAACGAGAAGCTCGAGACCCGAGCGCATCACCGCGTTGCCGCCGTCAAGACGATCGGCCAGCTCGTGGTCGAGCATGATGCGCCGGCGGCCCGGCTCGCTTTGCTCAAACGGGCGGGCGTCCCCATCGTCACGGCCGCACCGCCCGGTTGA
- a CDS encoding DUF3147 family protein has translation MLIRLSPSSLKDGKWHEYVVRFALGGAATVVTGLIAKGFGAAIGGLFLALPAIFCASVTLIETHEIRRKRQEGLTGERRGREAAALDTAGAALGSIGLLAFAALFSALVRSGVAIAFVAATAAWFTVAVSAWWIRRKLRVTAARRAMSRSEPDLQGREPLANSPRR, from the coding sequence ATGCTGATCCGCTTGTCTCCATCATCGCTGAAGGACGGCAAGTGGCATGAATATGTGGTCCGCTTCGCGCTCGGCGGCGCGGCGACGGTCGTAACGGGACTGATCGCTAAGGGCTTCGGTGCTGCGATCGGCGGCCTCTTTCTCGCGCTGCCGGCGATCTTCTGCGCCAGCGTGACCTTGATCGAGACCCATGAGATCAGGCGCAAGCGCCAGGAGGGACTGACCGGCGAGCGGCGCGGACGCGAAGCAGCGGCGCTCGACACCGCGGGCGCGGCGCTCGGCAGCATCGGCCTGCTCGCTTTTGCTGCATTGTTCTCCGCGCTGGTCCGATCCGGTGTCGCGATCGCCTTTGTCGCGGCGACGGCGGCTTGGTTCACGGTCGCGGTGAGCGCGTGGTGGATCAGGCGCAAGCTCCGCGTCACTGCGGCACGCAGGGCCATGAGCCGATCGGAGCCCGATCTGCAGGGACGTGAGCCGCTCGCCAACTCGCCCCGGCGTTGA
- a CDS encoding 2-dehydro-3-deoxygalactonokinase: MTAAYSSAPPAFVAVDWGTSSFRAWLMAADGAQLAETRGSEGMLHCASAGFAPVLHDHIEKLGAAAADLPVLICGMAGARQGWVEAPYLHTPTRLDALHDGAIRVDTDGDVRILPGLAQARADRPDVMRGEETQLLGVTASDFSGIVCIPGTHSKWIRIEAGAVVDFATYMTGELFAVLSQHSILMHAVAPDGADAADGAAFRAGLATAQAAPTALSSTLFRLRAAQLLGFEQRSDGAARLSGLLIGSEIADARAQFGADRPLRLIGAGRLGHLYRDALIASGFTVNECDAEQASRRGLVKAARQIWGARFS; the protein is encoded by the coding sequence GTGACCGCCGCCTATTCGTCAGCCCCGCCGGCCTTCGTTGCCGTCGACTGGGGAACCTCCAGCTTCCGCGCTTGGCTGATGGCCGCTGATGGAGCGCAACTCGCCGAGACGCGCGGCAGCGAAGGCATGCTGCACTGCGCGAGCGCGGGCTTCGCCCCGGTGCTGCACGACCATATCGAGAAGCTCGGCGCAGCAGCAGCCGACCTGCCCGTGCTGATCTGCGGCATGGCTGGGGCACGGCAGGGCTGGGTCGAGGCGCCGTATCTGCACACGCCGACACGACTCGATGCGCTGCACGACGGTGCGATCCGTGTGGACACCGATGGCGATGTTCGCATCCTTCCCGGCCTCGCTCAGGCCCGCGCCGATCGTCCCGATGTGATGCGCGGCGAGGAGACCCAGCTCCTTGGCGTCACCGCGTCGGATTTTTCCGGCATCGTCTGCATTCCCGGCACCCACAGCAAATGGATCCGGATCGAGGCCGGCGCCGTGGTCGACTTCGCGACCTACATGACGGGCGAGCTGTTCGCCGTGCTCTCGCAGCACAGTATTTTGATGCACGCCGTCGCGCCTGATGGAGCAGATGCTGCCGACGGCGCGGCATTCCGCGCCGGCCTCGCGACAGCGCAGGCAGCCCCGACCGCTCTGAGCAGCACGCTGTTTCGGCTCCGTGCGGCGCAACTGCTTGGCTTCGAGCAACGCTCCGATGGCGCCGCGCGTTTGTCCGGCTTGTTGATCGGCAGCGAGATTGCTGACGCTCGCGCGCAGTTCGGCGCAGATCGTCCGCTTCGGCTGATCGGAGCCGGCCGTCTCGGCCATCTCTATCGCGATGCGTTGATCGCGAGCGGATTCACCGTGAACGAATGCGACGCCGAGCAGGCGTCCCGCCGCGGCCTCGTGAAGGCAGCCCGGCAGATCTGGGGAGCACGTTTCTCATGA
- a CDS encoding DUF378 domain-containing protein, whose amino-acid sequence MRALNIITLLLVIVGGLNWGLVGLFDFDLVTAIFGNGAAETATSSPIARIVYILVALSAIYQIGMLVRLSSARSDVVYR is encoded by the coding sequence ATGCGGGCACTCAACATCATCACTCTTCTTCTCGTGATCGTCGGCGGATTGAACTGGGGCCTCGTCGGCCTGTTCGACTTCGATCTCGTCACCGCGATCTTCGGCAACGGCGCAGCCGAGACCGCGACATCGTCGCCGATCGCGCGGATCGTCTACATCCTCGTCGCGTTGTCGGCGATCTATCAGATCGGCATGCTGGTGCGGCTGTCGTCGGCGCGAAGCGATGTCGTCTATCGCTGA
- a CDS encoding DUF3147 family protein: MTEYLIRFVVGGVIVSAFAMIGDVLRPKSFAGLFGAAPSVALATLGVAVVTHGAAYAAVQSRSMMFGAVALCLYSVTVCQLLMRLHLRALTASLLATVVWLVAAFGLQAIFSGGA; the protein is encoded by the coding sequence ATGACCGAATATCTCATTCGCTTTGTGGTCGGCGGCGTCATCGTCTCGGCCTTCGCCATGATCGGCGATGTGCTGCGTCCGAAGAGTTTTGCCGGCTTGTTCGGCGCCGCGCCGTCGGTAGCTCTGGCGACACTCGGCGTTGCCGTGGTGACGCATGGCGCGGCCTATGCCGCCGTCCAGAGCCGTTCGATGATGTTCGGCGCCGTCGCGCTCTGTCTCTACAGCGTGACCGTGTGTCAGCTTTTGATGCGACTTCATCTGCGCGCGCTCACGGCGAGCCTGCTTGCGACCGTGGTGTGGCTGGTCGCCGCGTTCGGGCTGCAAGCGATCTTCTCCGGAGGCGCGTGA
- a CDS encoding nucleoside deaminase, translating to MVSGESPTDETHPAGRDERDAHFLRHSFAVARRSLAHGNHPFAAILVDANGRVLIEAENGYMPSRDATAHAERLVATRACTTLAPEIRAAATLYSSAEPCAMCAGAIYWAGIGRIVYGLSERRLREFTGNHPENPTLDLPCRAVFASGQRATEVVGPLLEDEAAALHVGVWDK from the coding sequence ATGGTGAGCGGAGAGAGTCCAACGGACGAGACTCATCCTGCGGGTCGAGACGAACGCGATGCGCATTTCTTGCGTCACAGCTTCGCCGTCGCCCGGCGATCCCTGGCGCATGGCAATCATCCGTTCGCAGCCATTCTGGTCGACGCCAACGGCCGCGTGCTGATCGAAGCCGAGAACGGCTACATGCCCTCGCGCGATGCCACGGCTCATGCGGAGCGGCTGGTCGCGACGCGGGCCTGCACCACGCTCGCGCCGGAGATCCGAGCTGCCGCCACGCTGTATTCCTCGGCCGAGCCCTGCGCGATGTGCGCCGGCGCGATCTACTGGGCCGGCATCGGCCGCATCGTTTATGGCCTGAGCGAGCGGCGGCTGCGCGAGTTTACCGGCAACCATCCGGAAAATCCGACGCTGGACCTGCCTTGCCGGGCCGTCTTCGCCAGCGGGCAGCGCGCGACGGAGGTCGTCGGACCGCTGCTGGAGGACGAGGCCGCCGCGCTGCATGTCGGGGTGTGGGACAAATAA